Within Quercus lobata isolate SW786 chromosome 5, ValleyOak3.0 Primary Assembly, whole genome shotgun sequence, the genomic segment ctaaaatgaaagagaaatgcaaatatcaccaaaaaaaaaaaaaaaaaaatcacaactttggCATGGCAAGTTATGAGTGGTGGAGATGCGGATATTATGgatccactattttttttctccacaactcacaactcgccacatagTGTTAGATAATTTTTCTCACAATCAATATTGATTTCTttagaattaatttaattatatttaaatacaaaaGCCTCATAAATTGTCCCCTTAGGCCCCTAACTATATTGTGTCGGCCCTGACATCAATGTGGATTGTCTCGCGAAATACCAATAGAACTTTTACAgatgaataaaaattaatagattatttTATCATGTTCCTATTAAAAACATTGACTAGCATTATCTTTATATCTCATTTTATTGTAGAatgataaattaaaatatatatatatatatatatatatatatatatctataatattaataaaataaaatatttatcgTAAAGAAATTTAACtggttattttaaaattctattgtttTGTAAGAAAAGATGTATATTTAGACATTATGAAATCAAAATGGTTTCTTAAATCAccatttgcttcttcttcttctttttttaaagattaaagTATTTGTGATAAAGAAGCATGTTTGAGTTTTGACCAGCTTACAATTCCATTATAAACAATGTTGCCTTTTATTGGTCACAAAGTTTCTTTCTAGCTAAAGTGCACCTAAACCTTTGAAAAGCAATTCTAGGACCACAATTGATTTCACACCAATTTTCAACCTACATGACTAATTTGaagtggtgaaaaaaaaaaaaagtagtaagtCTGTGTAAGAGTAATAGGCAGTCTGTTACATAACATAATTGTGAAAATGGGTATGAAATTGGTTATAATCATGGAAGTCCTGTGAAATTGGTTATCTTGGCTATCAAAAATCAGTGCTTCCATCATCCATCCTATGGTCACTTGATTCGAGACATACATGACCCCTATGTTGGGTTTTGGTGgctgggttttgttttgatttggcgGCTAGGTATGGTGTTGGGTGATCAATGGTTTGTTGCGGTGGCTGGGTATGAGTATGGTTTTGGTGGCCGGGTATGGTTTTGCTGGGGTTTGTTTTGAGTTTGGTGGCTAGGTATGGTGTTGGGGGTGGGTTCCGGTGTTGATGATGGCCAGTTGGTGGCAACGGCAGTGATGgccttttattttccttcttcccAATCTGGATTTGGTACTGTTGTTGGTGGTTTGTGCTTGCACCCAATGGTGGTAGGTGGTGGCTgatttgtgtttgcattttcaagtctctaggacaatccaaacacttgaaaatgttttactgaaaattttttactgtaaaattttttacttgtaaaatattttacatttgaaaatattttacttcgaAACAAATGGAGTGTAAGGCTCAAGAGCTTAATGGAAGAAGTTAGAAGGGCTATTGAATTCGAAGGCAAATTTTGTGTAGAATCTGAAGGTAATAAGGCAGGTGGTCTTTGTGCTCTATGGAGGTTGGGTCTGAAAGTCGACATTTTTACACGAGAGTAACCTAATTGGTATGTTAGTTATCTCAAATGTGCATGATAAGCCTTAGCTTCTGGTTGACTTTTATGGCTCTCCATATGTGTCATACAAAGAGAAAGTTTGAAAGCAGTTGAGGAATCTAGTGTCTTGTTTTGACGGCCCTTGGTTCTATCTTGGAGATTTAACTCTTaactcaaaaggaaaactaatgaGGCAACGTTGAGACAAGCCCTTCTTACAATGGGCTGCGAGATGTTATGTTTGAGTGTGGTGCTATTGACTTGCGCTTCAGAGGAAGTAAGTATACTTGGTCAAATAATAAAAGGGGGAGGGTTGCATAAGGGAGAGGTTGGACAAAGGTGTCCGTAATGAGGACTAGAGACTCTTGTTTCTAAGGCTGGTATTATATACTTCACTACCATTAAATTTGATCCCTTTCCTCTACGGCTCTACTGTTAAATACCAATATGAATGAAACTTTTTCTCCAATACCTTTTTGGTATGAAGCCATTTGGATCAGAACAAGTAGGAGTGAAGATATGGACTAAAGATTGTTTTCTCCGTTGTAACCACTGAATCAATAGTTTACTACAATCGTTGAGAGGATATGCAAAGTAGGGATCATTTGGAGCAAAATGCTCTCTTCAAAGATTCCCTACAAATTGAGCTTCAGAAACGATTGTTGTGAAATGTGCTATTGTGTAAACAAAAATCAAGGGAACTATGGCTCCGAGGGGTTATAAAACTACAAAGTTTTTCCACTTATTCATTGTTATCCGAAGGAATAAGAATCGGATAGTGGCCATAAAAAATTACTCAGGTGACTGATTTCTAAGCATGACATTGAAACCTATTCAAATCTCACGTTCTTTAAGTTATATGGTCCCCTTTATTTATGCTTCACATAAAATCTTGATAATATCCTTCAGCCATGTTTGACTCAGGAGGAAAACTATTTGATTTGGAGTTACCCTAATCCTAAGGAAATTAAGTCAGCCATCATTGAAATTAATCCTCTCAAATTTCCCAGTCATAAAAATATGCTGAGGCTATTCTTCAAACATTATTGGCACATGGTTGGAGATCAAGTCAATGCTATGAAACTATCAATCCAAGCTCTGTCATCCATTTTAGAGGAATTAGTTTGTGCAATGTGGTCACAAGTCCATAACAAATATTATTGTTAATAGAATAAGACCATTATTGCATAAACTCATTAGACCCCAACAGTCGGCTTTTGTACCTAATAGACAGATTGCCAAAAATACCATAATTGATCTAGAGCTTATCCATAGTTTTAGAAAGAAGAGAAATTCAAATGTTGGGATGGTGGAAATTAAAGTTGGTCTTCtggagatttatttttattttgcaggGCCAAGTTTAGTGTATTGTCAACATTGGAGAGGTATTTGATGACTTGTGAGTAACCTAGTCAATTGATGTACACATATAAACTTTGTAGCGCAATGCATTCTAATCTACACTGTCAACTTTCAAGCATTCAACAAAAAGTGTGTAATAGCATTGATGTggcaaacaaaaaattttagcgGGAGCCAAATGGCCAAATGAGTATCTTACTTGGAAATCTCAGGAAAGGCTCTGtcaaccaaaaaacaaattcatgGAGGATTGGGCTTTCATATATGCAAAGTATTCAATTTGTCTCTACTTGCAAAGGTAGCTTGGAAAGTTGCCACAAATCGCTGTAGCTTATGTGTGAAGCTATTAAGAACCAAATTTAAAGTTAGAGACAACTGGCTTAAGGGGGATAAGTCCAAAAATCTTTACCAATTGGGAGAGGAATAGAGATAGTTAGATCCATACAATACTGGGATGAAGTGGGGTTACGAAATTGTATTGGGAGAGTCATACAATAATACTAGTGGATTAAACCAATACCAAATTGTAGTGTAGAGGTAGTAGAAGCGGGTACAATTTTTTGGTCTATTCAATGGGCAATGGATAAACAACTATATAAGGGTTTGATAAAAATAGAATCCCATTCTAATAAGACTTGCATGGAACCGATGGAAGCTCTAAAAATGGTAAAGTGAATCCTACGCTAAAAGAGTATAATAAACCTCTTTGaacaaatttattcaattattaaaaGAGTATAATGCAAGAGTTACAACATCAGCTAAAAAAAATGAGCTGGATTAGAATGGCAGATTTTAAGTTAAAGaatttattctaatttaaaaaaaaaaattaaaacacccaaataaaaaacatatttcAAGAGACCACCTCCTCAAACCAAACTCACTCTCTGCAACTCCTCATTGCCAAACCCGCCAATCAAAGAAACTTACAAAACAAGGACAAAATGCTTGTTAGAGTCCACAATGAACTAGACTGTGAGGCAGTGATCCAGCCAGTTGTCTTGCTGGTCTTATGGTAGGAAACACCCTTAATAATACTTTGAAGGTCCCCCATCTTTTATCTGTGGatcatacatttattttttgtggaaaTAActtcatgacaaaaagtgtgCACTGCTATGTTTAGAAGACGTATCtaggtaaaaaaaatcaatttgaggAAATTTGAAAAGGCTCCAGTTGGTAGAATTTCAGAGGTGGAAGAATTGACTCAAATCCTAAGATGCAAGGTTCTTGTGACTCGTCTGCCTATGAGATACTTGGGACTTCCGTTGGGTGATAGATTTAAATCTAAAGTAATTTGAGAAACAATTCTTGAGAAGGTGGAATGTAGTTAAGTGGGATGGAAGAAGATTTATCTCTCTAAGGGTGGTAGGCTCACTCTAATAAAATTAACACTTTCCAGTTTGCCCGCTTCTTGTCTCTTTCCAGTTGGCATTGTTATGCGTATTTAGAAACTTCAAAAATGagtttttgtgggggggggggggggggggggtagttTATAAACTTTTCATATGGCAGTTCGGGGtaataagctttttttttttttcaagtaaagTTGTGTTGGGCAAGCGGCTTTGGCATTATGCCAAAGAGAAATATGCTCTTTGAAGGAAGGTAGTGGATGACAAATATGGTAGTGAATGAACGGGTGGTGTTTGAGGGAGAAATGTGTCCCCTATGGAGTACGTCTTTGGAAGCATTTTAGAAGGGGTTGAGAGAAATACTAGAGATGCCAATTTCTTTCCTTCGAAGAGTATTTGGAGGGTTTAAATCCCTACTGAATAATTTAAGAAGTAGGAAAGTGTGGGAGTAAACTGGTGCTGCATGTGCAAGAAGAACAGAGAATCAGTTGATCACCTACTTTAATACTTTACACTGTAATATTGCTAGAGGTTGTTGGTCTCTTGCGCCTTTTCTCTTTGGGGCACAGTGGGTTATGTATGCCTTATAAGGTAATTGATTTGTTGGAAGGGGCAATTTGGCAGACATCAAAATGgataaatttggaatttgatcCCTTTACGCGAATGGCAGACTATGTAGAGAGAACCCAACAAACAGACATTTGAAGGACTTAAACAAACTATAAATACACTAGGATTTCAAGAAACCAAACCAATAATGAATCTCAAGGCAAAAGCTACAATCTCATTCAGTTAGCACTTAATTCCTTAATCAAACTATCATGAGACACTAAGGTTGCTTATAACTACCACAAAAATTGTTATGAGTCATAGTATTTCCACTAAAGAATCTAGGCATAATAAGACCTAATCAGGATATGAGATATAACCGATCAACTATAATCTTCCAAGAACAATCTTTATCATATTAGATATTCATAAGTTTCAATAACATTGACAAGAtgaaaaaaatagctaaatatACCATAAGACATGAATAATCCAGCTTTTGTTATATATAGCTAGTTAACACCacaaaatcaataattaaatattactttTGAAAGATAAAGTCGATTACACAATCGCCTTTTTATCCTTTTTGCATTTTAATGCTTTTCCCAAGAGATTCTGATGGACATTAATTCCTGGCAAAACAAAAAACGAGTTAGAAATCTagtcccttttttcttttacaagtaactaagattttattaaaatagataTGATCTGTACACAAAGAGAAAGAGCCTATAAAATCAAATGCATACCACTCAAAACAAGTATCAATTCTTACACGAAAATTCACAAAATCTTCCCATCATTAAACACCCACTGCTTCAAGACAGTTATGCAAACCAATACCAAGACAGCCAATTaagcaaacaaaaacaattcattttagCTCCATTGTTttacctcttcctcttcctcttattcttcttctgcGTAGGATCAATCACATTATCACCATCAAGGAGAAGAAGACTCCCAATACAAGTTGCCACCTTAAACACATACGGAAAACTCCGATTCTTAACCCTGTAGCATCTATTCTTTTCTATGTCATACCAAATAAGACTCGTATGGCCGCATTCTGGGTGCTCCTCCAACAGAACCTTCTTGCCATTGGTGGAAAACATTAGAGTCCTGAAATACTCAAAGTTCCGACACAGtacatttttctcaattttaaaaatctgaGTCCAAGAACTCTCTACCCCATATTTTTTCATCAAATAAACATCACAATACATGTAATCATGAACAATACAACAGAGGAGTCCTCCCAACACATCCAAAAACGTAGACAGATAGTTTTCTAGCGGAACCGGCGTCCCATAGAACCGAAATTTCTCGGTGGCGAGATCGAAAGCAAGAAGCGACTTCCGATGCTGCCCAACTCGATCAGCCACTATCCAATACACATCTCCATTCAAAGCCACCGACTTCCAGTGACATATCACCATGTTGGGCCAttgttcatcaatttttttccaagtgGGTGATCTCATACTACATACCTTGACTTCAAACTCCATACCAATCATATCTTCCATATAAAATTCTATAACCCTCAACACCTTATAGTCGTCGTTACGCGGATCGTGCCCGAACGCTAAATGGGAAAATCTAACATCCGAGAAACCAGAGGGCTCCTCAATTGGCTCAAAAGGAAATCTCCTGTACTTCCTGACCAGTGGATTCCAAATTGCGACGTCTTGCTTTTCGTGCCCCTTGTGAAGGCAAACCAAGCCGTCGCAATAGTCCGAGATGACCCAGTTTAGTAGCGGCTGGTAAATTTCAACGGTCTTGCCGAACCGATTGTACTTGGATGAGAATTGAACGGCGGAAAAATAATGTGAAGCCGGTGCGAAGTCCTCTTCGTTGAGGATGAGTGTGCGGTCTCTGTTGGTCTCAATGGAGAACTTCAAGTGCATTTTGATGAAATATGAACTGGTGATTAGGGCGTACCATTCCTTAGAAACACAGAGGAAGCGTACGACAGACTTCACTGGTAATCGGATTAGTATCTCGGCGATTAGGTCTTGCAGTAAATTCGACATCATGAAAATGGATTGAATGGTGACTGGCTGTAAATGTAAAGGAGGAAGTTGAAAGGTTCGATTAAAGGTAGAGGGATCGGCGAAGTTGTTGGTAATTGTGCAGGGAAGGTGTTTGCAGAGAGAAATGATTGAAAGAGAGAGTTAAGTAGTAGTACTTAGTACTTGATGTGGGTCATGTAAATTGACTAATTCGACCCTTGCGAGCGGTGAAATGAGATAACGGAACCCGTTTCCCTCTcgattcaaaattcaaatcagtccctaaaatgaaatgaaatcatCGCATCCGCTTCGCatcttatttaaaaattaatgggATAATTAATATTCCTCGATTTGGGAAAATGACATTCAACCTCAAATCTGGGGGGAATAAACACTTTTCGAGGTTTGAAgaaattttataatgaaatattttaaatttttagaaggATCTCTTTACCAAGGTTTAATCatggttagtaaaaaaaaaattaaattataaatctcgaataaaaatgcaaaatctATCAAACACCAAAATACTTACAAGGACAAATATCTCTATAATCcgttgaaaaaagaaaaaaataataataataagcaaaACTCActcttattattttaaatacattttaattaaaattttaaaataatgaattttaattacGAAGTGTAATAAATTTGGAAACCTACCCTTAAGTAAAGAGCAAGTTAGTACATAACGTttctaatattaatttaacaaaatttggtcAATTGGATGTCAGAGGAAAATGTTTTCCCCCTTCAAGTTTGGGGTGGAGTGTTATTTTTCCAAATCTCAAGGAAAGGGAGTGTAATTAGGGATGGCAAAATTTACTTGAGTTGCGAATAGTCGACCGACTCTAATAGGGCGAGTTTTACCCGAACCGTGAAACATTATGGGTGGTTTGGGTTTTATTAATTCAACTTGTAGCGGGTTTGGATCGAGTGCAGGTATTATGCAAACCAAGatagtcaataccgtaccggaggctgtATCGGTTTGGCCaacggtacgatatatttcggatactgATCAATACCAGTGTACCGTTTTGGGTTTactgctattttttatatttataaataaatatatatatatatatatatatatgtatgtatgtatgtatgtatgtatgtatatgtgtgtgtgtgtgtgtgtgtgtgtgtgtataataaatataaaagtttaccataaaacatttcctcaattcagaactaattattcatggttttagactttagtatcaattaaaaaaaaaaaaaaaaaaaaaaacacacacaacacaagtataaaaaatagaaagcttaaaagttaccattgcatactaagaaaacaaataatactaataagttaatgcaaataagttaccattctgccctaacaaaaattcaaaaattacaaaacttaaaaaaaaaaaaaaaaaaaaaaaaaaaaaaaaaactttttcctaTACTGGCCGGTACACTCGGTATTGGCTAGTATTGCTCGAAATTGACAAGTACATGGTCGGTACGGtcggtattttttccggtacgaaacagGGGGGGTTATATGTATCAGTTTGCTTGCCGGTACAGTATATTCCGACGGTACCGACCGGTACGGTACAGAATTAACTCCCTTGATGCAAACCCACcccaaacccaacccatataaattaaaattactaaaatacgtaagtatatatataccatCAACTATAcccaaaaccctaatcacttTTACTTTCACTCTCTCAACCACCCCCTCCCCCCTCAAGCTCTCACCCTTAtcctcaccctcaccctcaccgACCCACCTTCAGTCCCTCATGGGCTCACTCTCATCGACCAACCCTCAATCCCTCACGGCCTCACTCTCACTTTCTTAGTCGTCGCCCCCCTCAAGCTCTCACTTTCACTGATCCACCCCCAGTCCCTCACggtctcactctcactctctcatccCTGCATCTCCACCTCGCCGCGGCGACATCGACGCCAACTCCCTCTCGGTCACTCACAGCAACTCACTCTCATGGTCATGGGTTCATTCtccactctctttctttcttaggGTTCATTTCCATATTTGAACCAATTgattgtgaaaaataaagatGGTCTTCAAAAATCTTACAACCGAATTGATTGTCATTTTCCTATGACTGTTTCAAAGTAttcttgcaaaaaaattccgaactCCTTAAATGAATTTCATCTACGTTCTACACATTGTTTATCAATGGACCTTCTGATCTCATGTCAAGAGGTTCTCTCTAGGTTTATGGCCAGTTTGAAATGGAGGAGAATAGAGTAGAGTTAGCCAAAAGTTATAGCAATTAAAGGAGTAAAAAAACCAATCGAATGGCCCCTAAAAATAAGCCCTCTAATGTACGttggtgatttatttttattttgcaggGCCAAGTTTAGTGCGTTGTCAACATTGGAGAGGTATTTGATGACTTGTTGTGAGTAATCTAGTCAATTGATTACTAGATATAAATTCAGCATTCCAACCTACACTATGTCAACTTTTAAGATTATTGTGGGCTGGGAGATGTACGCATATAAATTCTGTAGCCGAAAGCATTCTAACCTACACTGTCAGCTTTCAAGCTTTCAAAAAAAGTGTGTAATAGCATTGATGTGATCCCTTTACGCCAATGGCGGACTATGTAGAGAGAACGCAACAAACAGACATTTGAAGGACTTAAACAAACTATAAATACACTAGGATTTCAAGAAAGCAATCCAATCATGAATCTCAAGGCAAAAGCTACAATCTCATTTCCAAAAATAGTGAGAGCCTAAAAGTTGTTTACTACATACagttagtacttttttttttttgggtaaactgGATAGTATATCAAACAAACTAAGTGGTATTCACCACAATATTACAAATACGGTCTTGGGTCAAGCCCAACTTGTCCGAAAGCAAAAGATTAACAATAAAAGGAGGAGACTCAAATACAGTAAAGTCATCCTCCATGTTTGTTCCAAAATTTGTGAGGGTGTCTACACATTGATTTGCCTCTCTAAAGCAGTGAATTAGCCGGACCTGAGGGATGTTCGTCATTAGGTGCTTGCAGTCATCAACAAGAGAAGAAAACTCCCCATTAGTATGAGTGGCTTGCGATAATAATGATATCACTACCAAGGCATCAACCTCCACTTGCACTGCCTCAAGTGATAGAGAACAGCACTGAGTTAAGCCATCCTGTACAGCCTAAAGTTCCGCAGCTAAGCTCGAAGTGAGACCAATTGCCCTTGCAAAACCCGATATCCAATTGCCATGACAGTTTCTTAGAAGTCCACCACACCTCGCCAACCCCGGGTTTCCTTTGTtggaattatacttaaaaagtaataattcaagagaaacaaatataatacaCCTATCAGTTAACAATTATATTATGtgcatatgtaataaaaatcaacaataagatGTGAGAAATTTACATACTAGATTATGTTATTCAAGGACCTCACAAGCAATCAGGATGCTCTCCCCAACTGGTCAGGATTAACAagagctttattttctctttcacaCCCCCTTGCAAGTGTGGCCTTGACAATATTTATAACATTCAGAAAGGACATGACCAGCCATAAAATCCTTCCTATCGTAATAACACTTCATGTAACAGAAATGtcacatttgttaataaacaactttattaattagattcattaatgaagaagttCATTAATGTGTTATTACTTTTGTAACTCCATGCTAATACATGGATTCATCTATCGTTCATATCTAGAACTACTATAATGACAACACCTTTAATAGGAGTTCAAGTTACTGATATTGACACGATAGATTTATTAAAGCCAACACTCAACGTGCATGAATCTCATTATGGAAGGACTTCCGAGATTATTATGCACTAACCATCGAAAGACTAGCCCTTATTGTTTTCCATAGTCTGAGCAATTTTAACTTGCACCTCCCTTCCATCATGGTCCAACAATGTACCTATCAGAATAGGCTACATCATGATGGATATGGTCAAGCCAAGGACTACAATGAATGCATTCATAATCTTAGTCTACTAAATCAAGTAGACCTATTTCAATATATCAATAACTTAcatcataaaaatattgcataatttcACAAGAgactgaatatttatttgttaataatagaggcatcatatatatatattatgttggACCACATTATTCTAACATCCTTGTGTTGAGCCGTTCGTGTTCAGTTTTACCCAGCTCACAAGGGGTTTCACCCAACGAACAGCAACAGTAGAAGTTGATTGGGGACTCACATGATCCAGAACACAACCAAAACTCATAGACTTGAGCCtccacaattttaaacaagCTCCGAGGTGTTTGAGGGGGTTGAAACACTAAAAGAGAAATTCTTTGAGATCGGTTTCCTGTTTActtgtttgttgtttgttgtttgtttctTTAGACTTTAATTTATTACTAGCCGCGAACCCGCacgttgcgcgtgataattatttttatggtagttttattaaattttttttttttttacaatttaaactaatctaataatgagtaatgtatttcataattatatttttatttattataggaacaatcataaatgtaataaaggaaaaatccaaaacaccaaaaaaacgtaaactaaaaaaaattaataaaatttaacaataattaattgaaccaatattaggataaaattttgtttttgataatctattaaggttattttctttgtaggaATTATAATTTTggccacccaaaacatattgtcaaataaaaaattattagcaaaatctaagaattaaatttctatacatgtattgttataaaataataataataaaaataaaattgcaaaagttaaaatttgtcacctatccaattattttcatttggctaacctttgcttttctttaaatgaatgatattatagagtacttctaatacaactattaagagtactttgtccgccacaaaagattagaaaataaacaaaaattagtaaagtctcatagtttaacatctaaattgagcactataaaaaatcatgctatataacagaataaacaccaaattatccaaatcatgctatgtaatagaataatattatatttttatatgctatatttaattctttagaacgcaataggataacatttaacaatcaaagagaataaaaaaaaaaaagaaaacaataacaacaatttaaaaaacaaaactaaattgcattaacctaaaatagagttttaaagaatataaaaaattatcaacctaaagtagagatgcaagacaaataaaaaaattctaccaaaaaatttagagagagagagagggagagagagagaaccactttttttttttttttttggtgaggaaaaactatgcatagaatagaagagatagtaacaaatttatagtaaaatggtgtgaataagaagagaaaaaaataaaggaagatgaagggaaagaggaagaggaagaatgatattaatgtagagggtagtggagagatgaaaaggtaaggggaggagatgaaaaggtaagagagggagaaagattgaagaagtagtggggagatgaaatggtaagagagagagaaaggttggagaagtgtaaatattaaaaaaataaatgttaaaaacaattataggaaaattaaaaaaaaaaaaaaaaaaaaaacctaaagctTGAAAGGTTTCAacgttgtttttgtttttttttttgttttttttgttttttgttttttcctcctTTAAGTTGAAAAGGCTAACACAAACCCCTAAAGTTGAATTGAAAAGACTTTGGATTGGGCTTGATAGTGAAACTAAATAAATGAGAGGTGGGCTAGattaattatatagatttattatagggtgatagtggaagtaaataaataagtagtggcctagatttattatagggtgatagtggaagtaaataaataagtagtgagatgcatttatagggctgaaaattgtaaaaaccattttaaaattgtaggacaaattatatttaaaaaaaaaaaatgacgtggcagctaatgtggcgcaacgtgagagcaataacattaaacgctacgcttcagcttttagtaatatatagattagagCATACACGTCAGGTCGTgtatagtaaaaaaatgtatagaaaTTACAcggttttgtctaaaaataatttacatttGTCCgtgtataattgtgtaaatttataagtttgctatagtaattgtgtaaatttacactaagACTATTCACTTTActtttagttgttttatttatttatttttaacatatttcgtgaataaaggaagagagtagaTGGTAGTTGTTGTGTGTAATAAAAgagaaacaactaaaaaaatcaagaaaaattgacattttaatgaaatgtagtgtaaaatagatatcTATGTGaggtgttttgaaaaataagtatGTAGAATATAAGAAATAGGGTTTTCtactaaaatagatagaaatttttGTACAAGCTAATGCAAATGCTTTTAGTCATTTAGTGgtcctaaaatttttcttagTGATGTTGCACTACCTTCAAGATTCACCCTTTAGATTTTAGCCCTTCAGAGCATTAGTATCCAATCTTCTAAACCTCATAATATGctatattttagcataaaagtACTAAAAGCACACATTACCCGAAGctgtaattgtaaaaaaatataccTATTGTGCTACAGTAGCCTCTTATTACAAGTAAGAGGCTACTATAGCAAGATTGTattcttaaataatattattttattgtatctctaattttttattaatagaaA encodes:
- the LOC115992585 gene encoding F-box protein CPR1-like codes for the protein MMSNLLQDLIAEILIRLPVKSVVRFLCVSKEWYALITSSYFIKMHLKFSIETNRDRTLILNEEDFAPASHYFSAVQFSSKYNRFGKTVEIYQPLLNWVISDYCDGLVCLHKGHEKQDVAIWNPLVRKYRRFPFEPIEEPSGFSDVRFSHLAFGHDPRNDDYKVLRVIEFYMEDMIGMEFEVKVCSMRSPTWKKIDEQWPNMVICHWKSVALNGDVYWIVADRVGQHRKSLLAFDLATEKFRFYGTPVPLENYLSTFLDVLGGLLCCIVHDYMYCDVYLMKKYGVESSWTQIFKIEKNVLCRNFEYFRTLMFSTNGKKVLLEEHPECGHTSLIWYDIEKNRCYRVKNRSFPYVFKVATCIGSLLLLDGDNVIDPTQKKNKRKRKRN